TGCATCATCATTCCACAGTTTCTATGGTGAAGTAAAAGTTATGGATCCAAGTAATCCAGAACTTCAAGCACAACGTTTAAACCTACTTGTAGCGGTAAAAATTACCCTAAGTAATGCATTGAACTTAATCGGTGTAAATGCACCGGAACAAATGTAATTCTTGTACATTTTGTTGTTCTATTGTATTATTGAAGTGTTACAGGGGGTGATGGTATGTCACTAAAAAATAGTTCCGTAGCCATTTACCGACAAATCATAGAGTATTTTGAATTGGAAATTGCCTCGGGTCGACTTAAAGCAGGGGATCGCATTGAGTCCATCCGGGCACTTGCTTTATTCTTTAAAGTAAATCCGAATACGGTTCAAAAAGCGCTTAATGAGCTCGAGCGAGATGGTTTAATTGAAACAGATCGCACAAACGGTAAATTTGTTACAGATAAAAAAGATATAATTAAGAAGTTAAGAAGTGAATTGGGACGTCGTTACAGTGTTGTTTTTGTTGAGAAGACAAAGACGCTCGGTCTTGACCTTGAAGAAACATTAAGCCTTCTTAAACATGAATGGGAGGTTGGGAAAGATGAATAATGAAAATGGTTTAGTTATTTCACATTTGAATAAACATTATGGTAAGAATCAAGTTTTAAAAAACATTAACTTAAATTTGGATTCAGGTAAGATTATTGGTCTTTGTGGACCAAACGGTGCTGGAAAAACAACGTTAATTAAAACAATTGTAGGTCTTTTACGTGATTATCATGGCGATATTCAAGTATGTGGATATCCAGTAGGTTCTGATTCAAAGGCTTTGGTTTCTTACCTTCCTGATGTGGAATACTTAGCGCCCAATCTTACAGGTTTAAAAGCTGCAAGACTTTATAGTGATATGTATGCCGACTTCGATATGGGCGTCTTGGAAGATTTATTTCTAAAGATGAAATTAGATGGAAGTATGCCTGTTTCAAAAATGTCTAAAGGAATGCGTGAGAAATTTCAGCTCGCTTTATGTTTATCTCGTAAAGCTCGTATCTATATATTTGATGAACCGATTGCAGGAGTTGATCCAGCATCGCGAGATTCAATTATTGAAACGATTTTAAGTAATTATACTCAAGATGCACTTCTTATCATTTCAACACACTTAATTCAAGATATTGAAGGTGTATTGGATGAAGTGGTCTTCATTAAAGATGGTGCGATTCTCATGCACGAAAATTGTGATGATTTACGTGAAGCACGTGGTCAAACAATTGATGAAATCTTTAGGGAGGAATTCAAATGGTAGGAAAACTATTTAAAAATGATCTTGTTGATTCTTATAGAGCCTATGCACCCGTTGTGGGAATGATGATTGCAGGGTGTGTCCTTATAATCTTAATGATTCAATTAGCGATCAATGATCGTTTTGGAATCTTTGGAACATTCCTTGCCTTAGCGCTCTTTGCGTTAGTTGTGATTGTGACGGTTATGTCAGTCCGTGCTAACATTTATGTACTCTATACCAGTATTTATCATAAAAATGGATACAGACTCTTTACATTACCGGTTAAAACTTGGCAAATTCTTGTATCAAAATTATTGGTTGCATTCTTCTGGTCAGTTATTATGGGGTTATTGCTTATTTTATCCCTATTCATCATTACCTTTACAACTACAGGAAGTCTTGCAATCTATGGACAAGCAATGCAGGAACTATCTCAATACTTTACGCAATATTTCGAATCAAGCGTTGCATTTTTTGCGGTTATTGATAACCTCTTAAACTTTGCGCTGAGTTCTCTTGTGATTCTGTTTGCAGGTGCAGTGGCTCACTCAAGTTATTTCCAAAACAATCGTGGGTTGGTTGCTGTAGGTATTGCGGTTCTTATCGCAATTATACTTGGTCAAATTGGAGCGTATGTTGACACATCATTTGGAAGTGTATTATTACGCTATGATTCATATGCATTCTTACAAGGTGGAAGTATACCAGTGGGTGAACTTGCCCTGGTTGTCCTTTATCAAATTCTTGTCTGTGGTTTCTTAACGTATGGAACACTTTGGTTCTGGAATCATAAATTAGAAGTTATGTAATTAATCTCAAAAACCTGATGATTCAATCAGGTTTTTTTCGTAAAACATGTGATAATGCGTGAACTTTTGTGATTTATTGACTTTGTATAGGTTTCGCATTATTGTAATCAAGGTAAAGGAATGTGTAATTATGGAAAAAAATAATAAATTATTACTGATTCTTGTTTTTGTACTATCAATTGGAACACTCAGTGTGGGTGGTTTTTTTGCGATTCAAGCATGGCAAACTTATCAAACGACACTTACAAAAGCAACGATATCAAATCACAGTCAATACAGTCTTCGAAATAATGCAACGGCATACCAAAAAGAAGTCTATGAAGAACTTGCTTCCGTTGAATCAGGATCTGATGCCTTAATCTCTGAATTGATTTCAAAGAACTTTATTGCGGATTTTTATACGTGGACAAATAAAGTGCGTATGAACGATGTTGGAGGCATCCAATTTCTTCATCCGGATATTAAAGTCTGGGTATACGACCAAGCGTTAGATCGATTCTATAATGATATGCGTGTTTATATCGAACGTGAACAAGTTGATCAAACACTTGAAGTAAGCGGCGTTGATGTTACTTCGACGAAGACTAAATTCTTACTAAATGATCAAGAAGTGCCCGCGTATCAAGTCCATGCGACATGGACTTATAAAGAATCAACAGTGCTCGATACTAAGAATTATCAACATGAAGCACAGATCACGGTCGTTAAACAGAACGACACCTATTCAATTGTGGAGGTAACAAATGGAACTCAAACTTCAACCGAAACAAAGCCAGCATAAAGGTAATCGTATCGTAGGAACGTTACTTCTTGTGCTCTCAAATATTTTGCCACTGGGACTTATTATCTTCTTAGGACGATTCGCATCCATTCACGGACGCTATTTCGCGATGGGTATTCTAAGTGTTGTGGTATTTATCCTACTTCTAAATATTTTATATATACTGGGTTATTTAAAAACATACAAGGTGTTCAGATTTTTCTTTTTAACACTAGCCGTATTATGGCTTGTAGTTGGAACGGTTGGGTCGTTTTATGCAATTAAGACCAATGCCATCACAAATGCCATTCTTAATAAAAATGAAGTACGTGAATTTAGTGTCGTGAGTTTTAGTGGTGATGACGTGCTTGATGGTAAAACCGTGGCGTACGCACCCATGAATGAACCCGAAGTAGAAACTTCTATTAAGAAAAAAATTGCAGACAAGGCTGAAAACGTCGTGTTTGAGAAATATGATAATTATCGTGATTTATTGTCAGCAGTAAGTGAAAAGAAAATTGATGTTGCGGTATTACCCCTTAACTACCACACATTAACTCAAGAATTACCCGATGGATCAAATCCTTTCGCTCAATCAAAAGAGTTATTTACGTTTTCCACTTCGTTAACGAAACAATCGAATACCGATGTGGATGTTATTAAAGAACCCTTTACAATGTTGATGTTAGGATTAAATGATGATCTTGCGGATTCAATCATTCTTGCTTCGTTTAATCCTGAGACTTTAAAAGTTACAATGACAAGTATTGCCCGGGATTCGTATGTGCCGATTGCTTGTTATCCAAATGAGTCTTACGATAAGATTAACCATTCCCATGGTATCAGTTCTCAATGTATGGTAGATACGATTGAAAACTATCTCGGAGTTAAGGTCGATTTTGTCTTCGAGACGGATTTTTATGCCCTTGAAAATATGGTCGATGCAATAGGTGGTCTTGAAATTGAAAGTCCTACGACCTTTGCGGGTTCGTTCCCACTTGAGAAGCAATATGATGATTATGGTGAACCAATTATGGAGGGTGTTACAATTCCAAAAGGAAAAAATCTTCTCAATGGTAAGCAAGTTGTAACTTTTGCACGTGAACGTCGTATTGAAAACATGTCCAATGGTGATTTTGACCGACAAGTGAATCAACAATATGTCATTAAAGAAATGGCCAATAAAATTTTGGCGACACGAAATCCAAATACAATTTTAAATGTTTTGGATTCAGCAAAGAAAAATATTACCATGACACTTCCACTAGAAACAATTTCCAAACTTATGGGTTATGCACTTCAAAGTATCGATCGTTCTCCAGTAGATCCGATGTCTACTTTTAGAGTAGTACAAACTCAAATCGCCGGAGAAGGTACAATTATCAATGGTGTATGGTATGCGAAGCCTTTTGAAAATCAGTACTTACAAGCAAAGAAAGTCATTCTTGATAACCTTAAATCGGATGCAGACTTACGAAATGAGTACGACTTTACGTTTAGCTTCGGTAAGCCATATCAAACGGACTTGATATCATCCGAGAATTCTGAAGATACAGGACCTCTGCTAACGGTGCTTAAACCGAGTGAACGTAGCGCACAAGCTGTTGATGTGTTAGATTTTAATGGTCTTTCTCAATCTGAGATTCAATCATGGGCAGATAAAAATAATGTATCCGTTACCTTTGATGTAGTAAAACCAGATTCTCCTGAGTTTAAGCATGACTATATAAACAATCAAGTTCTTAATCAAGATGTGAAACCAGGATTTTATAATGAAGGCGTGAATACGATTCATATAAAGATTGTGAATAAGTAAAAAGAAAACAACCTAACTAAGGTTGTTTTTTTCTTAAAGCACTTTATGACTCGATCTTATATCTAGTCAATTGCCCATTGCATATAAACTTTATGATCGAGTGTGTAGGTCGTAAGGGTACGACCATCGAGATATCCGTAAGTGTTGGGATGATTTTCTTTAGGAAGTGCAATGGATCCAGGATTATATATAATTGTCTGGTCTATTTGTTTTAAGACTGGAACATGTGTGTGTCCAGAAATGTAAAGGTCCACTGCTTGACGGGGTCCTTCAAGGTCGCTGTCAAAGAGGTGGCCATGTGTCACCATAATCGTGAGATCATTCCACTCAGTAATTGTGTAGTCTTGCATGATGGGGAATTCACACAACATCTGATCCACTTCACTGTCGCAGTTTCCACGTACCGCCAGAATGGGGCAATGAACTTGGTTCAAGCGTTCGGAAACGGCTTTTGGATTGTAGTCTTCTAAAATTGGATTTCGGGGTCCGTGATACATAAGATCACCAACAAGTAAGAGGCGATCATAAGGAAATGGTGTATTGAGAACATCATTTAAACGGTCGATGCTTCCGTGTATATCAGAAATAATTAAA
This genomic stretch from Erysipelothrix rhusiopathiae harbors:
- a CDS encoding GntR family transcriptional regulator, with protein sequence MSLKNSSVAIYRQIIEYFELEIASGRLKAGDRIESIRALALFFKVNPNTVQKALNELERDGLIETDRTNGKFVTDKKDIIKKLRSELGRRYSVVFVEKTKTLGLDLEETLSLLKHEWEVGKDE
- a CDS encoding LCP family protein yields the protein MELKLQPKQSQHKGNRIVGTLLLVLSNILPLGLIIFLGRFASIHGRYFAMGILSVVVFILLLNILYILGYLKTYKVFRFFFLTLAVLWLVVGTVGSFYAIKTNAITNAILNKNEVREFSVVSFSGDDVLDGKTVAYAPMNEPEVETSIKKKIADKAENVVFEKYDNYRDLLSAVSEKKIDVAVLPLNYHTLTQELPDGSNPFAQSKELFTFSTSLTKQSNTDVDVIKEPFTMLMLGLNDDLADSIILASFNPETLKVTMTSIARDSYVPIACYPNESYDKINHSHGISSQCMVDTIENYLGVKVDFVFETDFYALENMVDAIGGLEIESPTTFAGSFPLEKQYDDYGEPIMEGVTIPKGKNLLNGKQVVTFARERRIENMSNGDFDRQVNQQYVIKEMANKILATRNPNTILNVLDSAKKNITMTLPLETISKLMGYALQSIDRSPVDPMSTFRVVQTQIAGEGTIINGVWYAKPFENQYLQAKKVILDNLKSDADLRNEYDFTFSFGKPYQTDLISSENSEDTGPLLTVLKPSERSAQAVDVLDFNGLSQSEIQSWADKNNVSVTFDVVKPDSPEFKHDYINNQVLNQDVKPGFYNEGVNTIHIKIVNK
- a CDS encoding ABC transporter ATP-binding protein; this encodes MNNENGLVISHLNKHYGKNQVLKNINLNLDSGKIIGLCGPNGAGKTTLIKTIVGLLRDYHGDIQVCGYPVGSDSKALVSYLPDVEYLAPNLTGLKAARLYSDMYADFDMGVLEDLFLKMKLDGSMPVSKMSKGMREKFQLALCLSRKARIYIFDEPIAGVDPASRDSIIETILSNYTQDALLIISTHLIQDIEGVLDEVVFIKDGAILMHENCDDLREARGQTIDEIFREEFKW
- the yfcE gene encoding phosphodiesterase, with the translated sequence MKTLIISDIHGSIDRLNDVLNTPFPYDRLLLVGDLMYHGPRNPILEDYNPKAVSERLNQVHCPILAVRGNCDSEVDQMLCEFPIMQDYTITEWNDLTIMVTHGHLFDSDLEGPRQAVDLYISGHTHVPVLKQIDQTIIYNPGSIALPKENHPNTYGYLDGRTLTTYTLDHKVYMQWAID